One region of Marivirga arenosa genomic DNA includes:
- a CDS encoding PorV/PorQ family protein, whose amino-acid sequence MKFLTINLTLLLIVVQIQAQSIYSPVSAKVIGLADATVAMEGYWSSYRNIAGITSTSGIEVGASYENKYSLPSMNIMAVGITSKLPFGYTAINVMRFGGDIYNEHKATLGYATEIGIIKIGLNVNYLQVSVLDFGVRNAFSFDFGGIASLTPKLKIGAQALNISQSKLGSVSAQRIPTLLKMGVSYTPQEYILFNVELEKDILFPTQLKIGAEYNFLKKFYLRAGMRSASYQSFYGLGIEFIDINWDYALSNHAELGISHSISIHYSLKRR is encoded by the coding sequence ATGAAGTTTTTAACTATCAACCTAACCTTACTTCTTATAGTCGTTCAAATACAAGCGCAATCCATTTATTCGCCTGTATCAGCTAAAGTGATTGGTCTTGCCGATGCTACTGTAGCAATGGAAGGATATTGGTCCTCCTACAGGAATATCGCTGGTATAACCTCAACAAGTGGAATTGAAGTTGGAGCTTCTTATGAAAATAAATATTCATTGCCCTCCATGAATATTATGGCTGTAGGAATTACCAGTAAATTACCATTTGGATATACGGCTATTAACGTAATGAGATTTGGTGGAGATATTTACAATGAGCATAAAGCTACATTGGGCTATGCAACCGAAATTGGAATAATTAAAATCGGTCTCAATGTTAATTACCTTCAAGTAAGTGTACTTGATTTTGGAGTTAGAAATGCATTTTCATTTGATTTTGGCGGAATAGCAAGCCTTACACCAAAATTAAAAATAGGAGCGCAAGCTTTGAATATATCTCAATCCAAGTTGGGTTCAGTTTCAGCACAAAGAATTCCAACCCTATTAAAAATGGGAGTTTCTTATACTCCACAGGAATACATTCTTTTCAATGTGGAACTTGAAAAAGATATATTATTTCCTACTCAATTAAAAATAGGAGCGGAATATAATTTTCTTAAAAAGTTTTACTTAAGAGCGGGCATGAGAAGCGCTTCATATCAATCCTTTTACGGACTTGGAATTGAATTTATAGATATTAATTGGGATTATGCTTTAAGTAATCATGCCGAACTAGGCATTTCCCATAGTATTTCAATTCATTACAGTTTAAAAAGAAGATGA
- a CDS encoding BamA/TamA family outer membrane protein translates to MEERWYIWPSVIFKLADRNFSDWLFNQNAATDRFEYGFKFDQFNVRGLNERLSAMAQFGFKRRFNFAYNIPYLNKAQTFGMGLGFSYSEFDQVDYSNVENKRLFIDADSIFGDDSERQIISNSMNSFLFFNYRESYYNTHSLNLVYSRTTIIDEVLQFNSEYLGQNQDVEQDYIGLSYRFRRDFRDRNNYPLKGFLIDARFTKIGLGIFKDIDQGNFRGLLAYYKPLKYNFNIASSFTAYTSYPKFQPYNNFEGLGFSNNLLKGYELYVIQGQHYVMHKTELKKELFSIEANLGRLMPLKQFRKVPFAAYFKVFFDHGYVQNNISDRSRISVSPLLSNRYIYSYGAGLDLVTFYDAVLRLEYSINALNETGFFINVKSGI, encoded by the coding sequence GTGGAAGAAAGATGGTATATCTGGCCTAGTGTGATATTTAAATTAGCAGACAGAAATTTTAGTGATTGGCTTTTTAATCAGAATGCAGCAACTGATCGATTTGAATATGGATTTAAATTTGATCAGTTTAATGTAAGAGGATTAAATGAACGCCTTTCCGCAATGGCTCAATTTGGATTTAAAAGGAGGTTTAATTTTGCTTATAATATTCCATATTTGAATAAAGCTCAAACGTTTGGCATGGGGCTTGGTTTTTCATACAGTGAATTTGATCAGGTTGATTACTCAAATGTAGAGAATAAACGTTTATTCATTGATGCGGATAGCATTTTTGGTGATGATAGTGAACGGCAAATCATCTCTAACTCGATGAATAGCTTTCTTTTCTTTAACTATAGAGAATCTTATTATAATACTCACTCATTAAATTTGGTATACTCCCGAACAACCATAATTGATGAGGTATTACAGTTTAATAGTGAGTATTTGGGTCAAAATCAAGATGTTGAACAAGATTATATAGGCTTATCCTATAGGTTTAGAAGAGATTTTAGAGATAGGAATAATTACCCTTTAAAAGGGTTTCTTATTGATGCCAGATTCACAAAAATTGGATTAGGTATTTTTAAAGATATAGACCAAGGAAATTTTAGAGGATTATTAGCTTACTATAAACCTTTGAAATATAATTTTAATATTGCCTCGTCATTTACTGCTTACACTAGTTACCCTAAATTTCAACCCTATAATAACTTTGAGGGTTTAGGCTTTTCAAATAATTTACTAAAAGGATATGAACTATATGTAATCCAGGGTCAACATTATGTGATGCATAAAACTGAATTGAAAAAAGAACTGTTTTCAATTGAAGCAAATTTGGGCAGGCTTATGCCATTGAAACAATTTAGAAAAGTACCTTTTGCAGCTTACTTTAAAGTGTTTTTTGATCATGGCTATGTACAAAATAATATTAGTGATAGAAGTAGAATATCAGTTAGTCCATTATTATCAAATAGATACATATACAGCTATGGTGCTGGGCTTGATTTGGTTACTTTTTATGATGCAGTCTTAAGGTTAGAATATTCAATTAATGCATTAAATGAGACTGGCTTCTTTATTAATGTAAAATCTGGTATTTAA
- a CDS encoding WD40/YVTN/BNR-like repeat-containing protein, producing the protein MKRIFTSIILLMVSYLSWAQVQPTDASSILKGIENRKQLANNSLLKNYPARNVGPVIQGARIIDIAVNHENIKEFYIAYASGGLYHTENNGISFKPIFDNVGALTIGDIALAPSNENIIYVGTGENNSSRSSYAGSGIYKSTNKGKSWEFIGLPASQHIGRIIVHPEDPNTVWVAAMGGLYSDNEERGVFKTTDGGENWNKVLYVDEKTGAIDLIIHPENSDMLWASMWQRKRYAWDFEGNGEGSGVYMSTDGGGNWTPSMNGIDDNEFTGRIGLDISLSNPDIMYALMDYQKEEKKEKKSGEEGLTQADFLEMSVKDFLKLDNKALDEFLDSNNFPKRYTAVNVKNDVEKGVYQPKALSDYLGDANAALFDTDVKGAVVYKSVDQGKTWQKTHDYDLSGVYYTYGYYFGEIRVATENPETIYVLGVPLVVSRDGGKTFNRTDTIGDVHADHHAMWINPEDEDHIILGNDGGLYISYDGGATWDHKNSMSVGQFYTVNVDMEKPYNIYGGLQDNGTMVGSSRTIPNERGQWERLFGGDGMYVSADPRNSDLVYVGFQFGNYYRINRSTGDRKYITPKHNIGEDRLRFNWRTPVVMSHHNPDIIYIGAQKVYRSLNQGDSWSAITNDLTNGPKEGNVPFATVTEIAESPLDFGTLYFGTDDGNVWLLKEGQSIKKLNNGIPDDLWVSSIHPSQHDLGTVYLSLTAYRNDNFQNYVYKSTDFGENWKSISGDLPEESVNVIYEDPKVAGLLYIGTDHGLYTSINDGENWMHMGAIPNVATYDLIVHPRDLELVVATHGRSMYVLDVKPIQKIAEKSDKQKLITFDLDNIRYSERWGEKTHPYSKEYVPSLELPLYNNSSKEAAVKFELMNEEGNSIHSWTDTSQKGFNSYTWDCKLNNSFIGKGKYKLKITMAKESYEQAFEVK; encoded by the coding sequence ATGAAACGAATATTCACTTCTATCATCCTATTGATGGTTTCATATCTTTCTTGGGCTCAAGTTCAGCCAACAGATGCATCTTCTATTTTGAAAGGTATTGAAAACAGAAAACAGTTAGCGAATAACTCACTTTTAAAAAATTATCCAGCTAGAAATGTTGGACCTGTAATTCAAGGAGCAAGAATTATAGATATTGCGGTTAATCATGAAAATATAAAAGAATTTTATATCGCTTATGCATCAGGAGGTTTGTATCATACTGAAAATAATGGAATAAGTTTTAAGCCGATTTTCGATAATGTAGGGGCCTTAACTATTGGAGATATTGCATTGGCCCCTTCGAATGAGAATATTATATATGTAGGTACAGGTGAGAATAACTCTAGTAGAAGTAGTTATGCAGGTTCTGGAATCTATAAATCAACAAACAAAGGAAAGAGTTGGGAATTTATAGGTTTGCCTGCGAGTCAGCATATCGGAAGAATAATTGTACATCCCGAAGACCCAAATACAGTATGGGTAGCAGCAATGGGAGGTTTGTATTCAGATAATGAGGAGAGAGGAGTTTTTAAAACTACAGATGGTGGTGAAAACTGGAATAAAGTACTTTATGTAGATGAAAAGACGGGAGCTATAGACTTAATTATTCATCCTGAAAATTCTGATATGCTTTGGGCGAGTATGTGGCAAAGAAAAAGATATGCTTGGGATTTTGAAGGCAATGGTGAAGGTTCAGGTGTTTATATGTCTACTGATGGAGGTGGTAATTGGACACCTTCAATGAATGGGATTGATGATAATGAGTTTACTGGTAGAATTGGTTTAGATATTTCTCTGTCTAATCCTGATATCATGTATGCCTTAATGGATTATCAAAAAGAAGAAAAAAAGGAAAAAAAATCTGGTGAAGAAGGTTTAACTCAAGCAGACTTTTTGGAAATGTCTGTTAAGGATTTTTTAAAATTAGATAATAAAGCTTTAGATGAGTTCTTAGATAGCAATAATTTCCCTAAAAGATATACTGCTGTAAATGTTAAGAATGATGTTGAAAAAGGTGTTTATCAACCTAAAGCATTAAGTGATTACTTAGGCGATGCAAATGCAGCTTTGTTTGATACTGACGTGAAAGGTGCCGTAGTGTATAAATCGGTAGATCAGGGAAAAACATGGCAGAAGACCCATGATTATGATTTATCAGGTGTTTATTATACCTATGGTTATTATTTCGGGGAAATTCGTGTAGCCACCGAAAATCCAGAAACGATTTATGTATTAGGTGTTCCGTTAGTAGTTTCTAGAGATGGTGGTAAAACATTTAATAGAACCGATACTATAGGAGATGTTCATGCTGATCATCATGCTATGTGGATTAATCCTGAGGATGAAGATCACATCATATTAGGAAATGATGGAGGGCTTTATATTTCATATGATGGCGGAGCTACCTGGGATCATAAAAATAGTATGTCTGTTGGGCAGTTTTATACTGTGAATGTGGATATGGAAAAGCCTTACAATATTTATGGTGGTCTGCAAGATAATGGAACTATGGTAGGTAGTTCCCGAACTATTCCTAATGAAAGAGGTCAATGGGAGAGACTTTTTGGTGGTGACGGTATGTACGTTTCAGCTGATCCTAGAAATTCAGATCTTGTATATGTCGGATTCCAATTTGGTAATTACTACAGAATTAATAGATCTACTGGTGATAGAAAGTATATAACTCCAAAGCATAATATAGGAGAAGATAGATTGCGATTTAATTGGAGAACGCCAGTTGTAATGAGTCATCATAATCCAGACATTATCTACATAGGAGCTCAGAAAGTGTATAGAAGTTTAAATCAAGGTGATAGCTGGTCAGCCATTACAAACGATTTAACCAATGGTCCGAAAGAAGGGAATGTTCCTTTTGCAACGGTTACTGAAATTGCTGAATCACCATTAGATTTTGGTACATTATATTTTGGTACTGATGATGGTAACGTCTGGTTATTAAAAGAAGGACAAAGTATTAAAAAGCTAAATAATGGAATTCCTGATGATTTATGGGTTTCAAGTATTCATCCATCTCAACATGATTTAGGTACCGTTTACCTGTCTTTAACGGCATATCGTAATGATAATTTCCAGAATTATGTGTATAAAAGCACAGATTTTGGAGAAAACTGGAAGTCAATTAGTGGCGATTTACCCGAAGAATCAGTTAATGTGATATACGAAGATCCTAAAGTTGCAGGTTTGTTATATATAGGAACTGATCATGGTTTATATACCAGTATTAATGATGGAGAAAACTGGATGCATATGGGAGCAATTCCTAACGTTGCTACTTACGATTTAATTGTTCACCCAAGAGATCTTGAATTGGTCGTGGCCACTCATGGAAGAAGTATGTATGTGTTGGATGTAAAACCGATTCAAAAAATTGCTGAAAAATCTGATAAGCAAAAACTCATCACTTTTGATTTAGATAATATTCGTTACAGTGAAAGATGGGGTGAGAAAACACATCCTTATTCTAAAGAATATGTTCCAAGTTTAGAATTACCATTATATAATAATTCTTCTAAAGAAGCGGCCGTAAAATTTGAATTAATGAATGAAGAAGGGAATTCTATTCATTCATGGACTGATACCTCTCAGAAAGGCTTTAATTCATATACATGGGATTGTAAATTGAATAATAGCTTTATTGGAAAAGGAAAATATAAGTTGAAAATTACTATGGCTAAAGAATCCTATGAGCAAGCTTTTGAAGTGAAGTAA
- a CDS encoding ComEA family DNA-binding protein, with translation MILKNYILSIFILIQLFSIHIINAQQQDFDLEDFIERNFPIQDSELNYEDLYESLFQIYQSPINLNKANRQDLQSLLILSNIQINEFLAYRAKNGDFLSIYELQAVPEFDLQTIKSILPFISIIDDGLQSDNRYLLRRILEEENNYLIIRSDRVIEPKAGYDIETDNPYLGSPNRVYTRFRISHNDDFSFGFTAEKDAGEKLSWNPGQSQYGMDYWSFHAQLENIGKLKNIILGDYQLQLGQSLLFGAGFSVGKGSQTVATARRSNLGALPYTSVLETNFFRGIAATYSIHSNLDFTSFYSYNSIDASTEIDSALSQEEYFSSIRLNGFHRTNSELEAKNAINAQNFGGNLLFTTTDQKLNVGLNFIQTIYDRPYFRQNNKYNQFEFSGDQNSNYGLFVNYYWRNFHFFGESAMSSSKGIGSVGGFIASLASNVQTSIVLRHYQKDFHSFYGNAFGENTRNINEKGVYWGLEYQPFRKLSISAYHDQFIFPWLKFRADAPSKGNESLIRFNYKFNRQINFYSQFRIENKERNVETLDESNLYGLANGQKRNYIVNLDIKPKSIISFKMRAQFSEYLIKESYTNGMAVIQDINFDFGNFRLSTRYSIFDTDDYENRQYVYEKDVLYAFSIPAYQNTGTRNYVLAQYKFSKNLQLWARYSQFRYLDLDSIGSGNEEINGNTKSEVKFQMMLKI, from the coding sequence ATGATACTCAAGAATTACATATTGAGTATTTTTATTCTGATTCAATTATTTTCAATACACATAATTAATGCGCAACAACAGGACTTTGACTTAGAAGATTTCATTGAAAGAAACTTTCCAATTCAGGATTCTGAGCTTAATTATGAAGATTTATATGAATCCTTATTTCAAATTTATCAATCACCCATAAACTTAAATAAGGCTAATAGACAAGATTTACAATCATTATTGATATTAAGTAATATTCAGATAAATGAATTTTTAGCTTATCGTGCAAAAAATGGAGATTTTCTTTCTATTTATGAACTGCAAGCTGTCCCTGAATTTGATTTGCAAACCATAAAATCAATCTTACCCTTTATAAGTATTATTGATGACGGTTTACAATCAGATAATAGATATTTATTGAGAAGAATATTAGAGGAAGAAAATAATTATTTGATTATTCGGTCAGATAGGGTAATAGAGCCTAAGGCTGGGTATGATATTGAAACAGATAATCCATATTTAGGTAGCCCCAATAGAGTTTATACGCGCTTTAGGATAAGTCATAATGATGATTTTAGCTTTGGGTTTACTGCCGAGAAGGATGCAGGAGAAAAATTGTCATGGAATCCAGGCCAGAGCCAATATGGTATGGATTATTGGTCTTTTCATGCCCAATTAGAAAATATTGGGAAATTGAAAAATATAATTTTAGGTGATTATCAATTGCAATTAGGTCAGTCTTTACTTTTTGGTGCAGGTTTTTCTGTAGGAAAAGGTAGCCAAACAGTAGCTACTGCCAGAAGAAGTAATTTAGGGGCCTTGCCTTACACTTCTGTTTTGGAAACCAATTTTTTTAGAGGAATAGCTGCTACCTACTCAATTCATAGTAATTTAGATTTCACTTCATTTTACAGTTATAATTCAATAGATGCCAGCACCGAAATAGATTCGGCACTAAGCCAAGAAGAATATTTTTCATCCATAAGATTAAATGGGTTTCATAGAACAAATTCAGAATTGGAAGCAAAGAATGCTATCAATGCGCAGAATTTTGGTGGAAATCTACTTTTTACAACTACAGATCAAAAATTAAATGTGGGTTTAAATTTTATTCAAACTATTTATGATAGGCCCTATTTTCGTCAAAACAATAAATACAATCAATTTGAATTTAGTGGAGATCAAAACTCTAATTATGGCTTATTTGTAAATTACTATTGGCGAAATTTTCATTTTTTTGGAGAATCAGCCATGAGTTCATCAAAGGGAATTGGTAGTGTTGGTGGTTTTATAGCTTCTCTTGCATCTAATGTGCAAACTAGTATTGTGCTTAGGCATTATCAAAAAGATTTTCATTCATTTTATGGAAATGCATTTGGTGAGAATACCAGGAATATAAATGAAAAGGGAGTTTATTGGGGGCTTGAATACCAGCCGTTTAGAAAGTTAAGTATATCAGCATACCATGATCAATTTATTTTTCCATGGTTAAAATTTCGTGCTGATGCTCCTTCGAAAGGGAATGAATCATTGATTAGATTTAATTATAAATTCAACAGACAAATTAATTTCTATTCACAATTTCGCATCGAAAATAAAGAGAGAAATGTAGAAACTTTAGATGAGTCAAATCTTTATGGATTGGCAAATGGTCAAAAAAGAAATTATATAGTGAATTTAGATATCAAGCCTAAAAGTATTATTTCTTTCAAAATGAGAGCTCAGTTTTCAGAGTATTTAATTAAGGAATCTTACACAAATGGAATGGCTGTAATCCAAGATATTAATTTTGATTTCGGTAATTTCAGATTGAGTACACGCTATTCTATTTTCGATACGGATGATTATGAAAATAGACAATATGTTTATGAGAAAGATGTTTTATATGCGTTTTCAATTCCAGCATATCAAAATACTGGTACTAGAAATTACGTATTAGCTCAATATAAATTTTCTAAAAATCTACAACTGTGGGCTAGATATTCTCAGTTTCGATATTTAGATCTGGATTCTATCGGTTCAGGAAATGAGGAAATAAATGGAAATACAAAGTCTGAAGTTAAATTTCAAATGATGCTCAAAATCTGA
- the yidD gene encoding membrane protein insertion efficiency factor YidD has product MRKVATWPILFYQYGISPFFPSACRFTPTCSEYTKQAILKHGLLKGSKLSAKRISKCHPWGGSGYDPVP; this is encoded by the coding sequence ATACGAAAAGTAGCCACTTGGCCTATTCTCTTTTATCAATATGGGATTTCTCCTTTTTTTCCTTCTGCTTGTCGCTTCACTCCTACCTGTTCAGAATACACCAAACAAGCAATTTTAAAACATGGTTTACTTAAGGGTTCAAAATTATCAGCAAAAAGAATTTCAAAATGTCACCCATGGGGAGGGTCAGGTTATGACCCTGTTCCTTAA
- a CDS encoding nitrilase-related carbon-nitrogen hydrolase — translation MKIAGATLNQIPLDWTGNTLNILGALKEAKSQRVELLCFPELTICGYGCQDVFLSDWMWQKALNILVSRILPEAPDMAFVVGLPIKFEGDLYNCAAFCDHNEIQYIIPKQNLAKDGVHYEPRWFMEWPVGKQTEIKIDDRIIPIGDYTVDYKGFTIGLEICEDAWREDRPANRLCKRGVDIILNPSASHFALNKTKSRNDLVLDSSKNYNCIYVYANLLGNEAGRMIYDGELIIASHGELKFKNELLSFQNFQIGTWDTDDEKSISIPEVDINQEFRRAVSLALYDYLRKSYSNGFVLSLSGGADSSSTAVLVAEMIKLGLKELSLSVFLERIHKIEWYEGIKDSKAPEKEIAKRLFTTAYQSTVNSGEATFKSAKELANEIGAVFYNWSIDDEVEGYTQKISKSIGRQLNWDQDDIALQNIQARARSPIIWILANINNALLLTTSNRSEGSVGYTTMDGDTSGSIAPIAAIDKPFIIQWLKWAEKELGYASLSYVNSLRPTAELRPSEKSQSDESDLMPYPLLQSIEELAIRDRYSPLEIYEKLRLTWNGEKSILKPSIQKFFKLWSRNQWKRERIAVSFHLDDYNVDPKTWCRFPILSSSFKEELEELEKAE, via the coding sequence ATGAAAATTGCTGGTGCAACTCTTAATCAAATTCCATTAGACTGGACAGGAAACACTCTAAATATATTGGGTGCATTAAAAGAAGCTAAATCTCAAAGGGTTGAACTTTTATGTTTTCCTGAATTAACTATTTGTGGGTACGGTTGCCAAGACGTTTTCTTATCTGATTGGATGTGGCAAAAGGCTTTAAATATATTAGTAAGCAGAATATTACCTGAAGCACCTGATATGGCATTCGTTGTGGGACTTCCTATTAAATTTGAAGGTGATTTATATAATTGTGCTGCCTTTTGCGATCATAATGAAATACAATATATCATTCCAAAACAAAACTTAGCAAAAGATGGTGTGCATTATGAACCAAGGTGGTTTATGGAATGGCCAGTTGGAAAGCAAACGGAAATCAAAATAGACGATAGAATTATTCCTATTGGAGATTATACTGTTGATTACAAAGGTTTCACGATAGGACTAGAGATATGTGAAGATGCCTGGAGGGAGGATCGTCCAGCCAATAGATTATGTAAAAGAGGAGTTGATATAATTTTAAACCCCTCGGCTAGTCACTTTGCACTTAATAAGACTAAAAGCAGAAACGACTTAGTTTTAGATAGTTCTAAAAACTATAACTGTATATATGTTTATGCTAATTTATTAGGCAATGAGGCAGGTAGAATGATCTATGATGGGGAATTGATAATAGCAAGTCACGGAGAATTAAAATTCAAAAATGAGTTGCTTTCTTTTCAAAATTTTCAAATAGGAACATGGGATACCGATGATGAGAAATCAATTTCTATTCCTGAAGTAGATATAAATCAAGAATTTAGAAGAGCTGTTAGCCTGGCTCTATATGATTATTTAAGAAAAAGTTATAGCAATGGTTTTGTACTGTCGTTGAGTGGTGGTGCAGATTCCTCTTCAACTGCAGTTTTGGTAGCTGAAATGATAAAACTTGGACTTAAGGAATTGAGCCTATCAGTTTTTCTCGAAAGAATCCATAAAATTGAATGGTACGAGGGAATTAAAGATTCAAAAGCTCCAGAAAAGGAGATAGCTAAAAGACTTTTTACAACCGCCTACCAAAGTACGGTCAATTCAGGAGAAGCTACTTTTAAATCAGCAAAGGAATTGGCAAATGAAATAGGAGCTGTTTTTTATAATTGGTCCATCGATGATGAGGTAGAAGGGTATACTCAAAAGATATCTAAAAGTATTGGAAGACAGCTGAATTGGGACCAAGACGATATTGCTTTACAAAATATTCAAGCAAGGGCTAGATCTCCAATTATTTGGATTTTAGCTAATATAAATAATGCTTTATTACTTACTACCTCTAATAGAAGCGAAGGAAGTGTGGGTTATACCACCATGGATGGTGATACAAGTGGCAGTATCGCACCAATTGCTGCAATTGATAAGCCTTTCATTATTCAATGGTTAAAATGGGCGGAAAAAGAGTTAGGCTATGCTAGTTTAAGTTATGTAAATAGTCTTCGGCCTACAGCCGAATTAAGACCTTCCGAAAAATCGCAATCTGATGAAAGTGATTTAATGCCCTACCCATTACTGCAATCTATAGAAGAATTAGCCATCAGGGATCGTTATTCACCTTTAGAAATATATGAAAAATTAAGATTAACTTGGAATGGTGAAAAATCTATACTAAAGCCCTCTATTCAAAAGTTTTTTAAATTATGGTCAAGAAATCAGTGGAAAAGAGAAAGAATAGCGGTTTCTTTCCATCTAGATGATTATAATGTAGATCCTAAAACCTGGTGTAGGTTTCCTATTTTGTCTTCTTCATTTAAAGAAGAATTGGAAGAGCTTGAAAAAGCAGAATAA
- the lgt gene encoding prolipoprotein diacylglyceryl transferase, which translates to MLSYIVWSPKPYIVDLGFTELRWYGLLFALGFIISQQVMFYIFKKEGKKEKQVEILTLYMVLATIIGARLGHVLFYEPTRYLSNPLDILKIWEGGLASHGGAAGILIALYLFSRKYKDISYLWILDRIVIVVAITGALIRTGNFMNSEIIGEPTDKPYGVVFGREVELRVNYLTSAIEDVEVEKVKRSNLIEGSNESRYEYPVKLQIAFNSKNKLEDVKRFSENQLLDKLQEQSITQHLIVPKDAVFDYNEKGGFIYATTYGNGVPRHAAQLYEAISCVFIFLVLFYLWNKNRSGLADGRLFGIFLIACFGLRFLYEFIKENQVAFEDDLSLNMGQWLSIPLVLAGVYFIFQSLKAENRI; encoded by the coding sequence ATGCTTAGCTATATTGTATGGTCGCCCAAGCCTTATATTGTTGATTTGGGATTTACTGAATTAAGATGGTATGGATTACTCTTCGCATTGGGATTTATTATTTCTCAGCAAGTAATGTTCTACATTTTCAAAAAAGAAGGTAAGAAAGAAAAGCAAGTTGAAATTCTGACCTTATATATGGTTTTAGCCACTATCATAGGGGCAAGATTGGGACATGTATTATTCTATGAGCCCACAAGATACTTAAGTAACCCTCTGGATATTCTCAAAATTTGGGAAGGTGGATTAGCAAGTCATGGTGGAGCAGCTGGGATATTAATTGCTCTTTATCTTTTCTCACGTAAGTATAAGGATATAAGCTATTTATGGATTTTGGATAGAATCGTTATTGTTGTGGCGATAACTGGGGCGTTGATTAGGACTGGTAATTTTATGAATTCTGAAATCATTGGCGAGCCAACAGATAAGCCATATGGAGTTGTTTTTGGCCGTGAAGTTGAATTGAGAGTGAATTATTTAACATCTGCAATAGAAGATGTAGAGGTGGAAAAAGTAAAGAGATCGAATTTGATAGAAGGATCAAATGAAAGCAGATATGAGTATCCAGTTAAGTTGCAAATTGCCTTCAATAGTAAAAATAAATTGGAAGATGTGAAAAGATTTTCTGAAAATCAGCTTCTTGATAAACTGCAAGAGCAAAGTATTACTCAGCATTTGATAGTTCCTAAAGATGCAGTTTTCGATTATAATGAAAAAGGCGGATTTATATATGCGACCACCTATGGAAATGGAGTGCCAAGGCATGCAGCACAATTATACGAAGCGATTTCATGTGTATTTATATTTCTAGTATTATTCTATTTATGGAATAAAAACAGAAGTGGGTTGGCAGATGGAAGGCTTTTTGGTATCTTCCTGATTGCTTGTTTTGGGTTAAGATTTTTATATGAGTTTATAAAAGAAAATCAAGTAGCTTTTGAAGATGATTTAAGCTTAAATATGGGGCAGTGGTTAAGTATTCCACTTGTTTTGGCAGGAGTATATTTCATTTTTCAATCATTAAAAGCTGAAAATAGAATTTAA
- a CDS encoding toxin-antitoxin system YwqK family antitoxin — protein sequence MNKKTKVFNLDNKYIEINLINNIKYCFYTILTICLFKYGTANSQIDTSYYDSGKIKAVGEAKKGIKENEWIYYFPNGEINSIEHYKSGELHGKLIKFHENGNLNAEENWVNGDLEGKATYYYRSGRIEKQGEYLNSNYDGLWEFYHKNGKLRQAGNYEKGLPDGPWKFYNEDGQIIQSGSYTEGKENGHWVFYDNKGRKTYEGNYEMGEKIGDWYYFNRFGKKKLVAKNKID from the coding sequence TTGAATAAGAAAACAAAAGTATTTAATTTAGATAATAAATATATAGAAATAAATTTGATTAATAATATTAAATATTGCTTTTACACAATTTTGACAATTTGTTTATTCAAATATGGAACAGCAAATTCTCAAATTGACACAAGTTATTATGATTCAGGCAAGATAAAAGCTGTTGGAGAAGCAAAAAAGGGTATTAAGGAGAATGAATGGATCTACTATTTTCCAAATGGAGAAATCAATTCTATTGAGCATTATAAATCAGGTGAGCTTCATGGAAAATTGATAAAATTTCATGAAAACGGAAATTTAAATGCCGAAGAAAATTGGGTTAATGGAGATTTAGAGGGGAAAGCTACTTACTATTACAGGAGCGGAAGAATTGAGAAGCAGGGAGAATATTTAAATAGCAACTATGATGGATTATGGGAATTTTATCATAAAAATGGAAAGCTAAGACAAGCTGGCAATTATGAGAAGGGGCTTCCTGACGGTCCATGGAAATTTTATAATGAAGACGGTCAAATCATTCAATCTGGTAGCTATACCGAGGGTAAAGAAAATGGTCATTGGGTTTTTTATGACAATAAGGGTCGTAAAACTTATGAAGGAAATTACGAAATGGGAGAAAAAATTGGGGATTGGTACTACTTCAATAGATTTGGGAAAAAGAAATTAGTTGCTAAAAATAAAATAGATTAA